The Candidatus Cloacimonas sp. genome includes the window ATAGTGTCAAGATTTGTTTTTCCAATTTATGAAAAGTATAGAGGTCAACGAACTAAATGCCCAAAGTGGCAGTCATTTTACTTCAACATCTTATTGACCAGTGCCATCATTTATCCATATTTACGGTTAAAATTCCCTATTTTTGCATAAATTGATTGACATTATAGTGCTTTTCGCTTATACTGAATATAGAGGAAAAAATAAGAAGGATAAAATGAAAAAATATCTGCTAACAGGTCTTTTGTTATTGGTGATTGTTTTTGCCTTCGCCGAACGCAAAGCATTGGTAATTGCCAATTGGAATTATGCTAATGGATTATTAAAAAGTCCTAAAACCGATGCTGATTCAATCGGGGCAGCTCTGGAAGGAGTTGGTTTTGACATCACGCGCCTCAATAATGCCAACTTTGCTTCAATGCAGGCAGCGATAGATACTTTGGCAATTCATCTTAGCGATGAAGATGAGGTGGTCGTTTATTTCAGTGGGCATGGGACAAGCTATAAGAATATCAATTACTTAGTTCCCGCCGGGGTGGATTTGTCATCTCAGCTCACATTGGAGAATGCCTGTTACAGTTTATCCACTTTAAGCAATAAAATAAAAATTGCCAAGACCTCCATCCTAATTGTAGAAGCATCCAGAAATTGGGTTAAGCCCAAAACTGAATTAATGAGTCCCAAGACCTTCGTTAGTATGAAATCCGCTTCTCCCAATCAAGTAATTATTTTTAGCTGTCATCCAGGATACACAGTGCCGAACTATACTGCCGCGAAAAGCGTTTTTTCTATGGCTATGGCACATCACATAGCAACCGCAGAAGAAGGGCTAAATTCATTTTTCCCTGTTTTATGCAATGAAATTATGCAGCAAACAGATTATCAACAAAAACCCTGGATTTCGGGCACTTTAAAGAAGGACTTTCAGTTTAACACCAATATTCAGAAAGGAATGTGGAAAAATACTTCTCCTCGTCCTAAAATAGGGGGAGGTTCACTTTCTTGGTAACCGAACATAGAACTCAAATAACCCCATCACACTAATGCTACCTATTTTCGTAATTTTGGCTTAACCGCCTATTTATGTGAAATCTTAAAAGTAGGGACTAAATAGCTATTCATCACATAAATAGGTAGTTTGCAACCCTTCCAAAAGCCAAAATCTCTCTTCCGTTCAGGGTAACTTACAAAGCGGTGAAAATAGCCAAATTTCTTTGCTTCCCCGCCCCCGCTGGAAATTAGCTAATTGCTTGTAACACAAAGGACTCTCTAACGCTACCGTAACACATCAGTAACAATGCCGTTACGGCGTTACTGATATGTTACTGATTTGTAACTGAGACATAAGGTGACGCTGCCTGCGGCAAGATAAATGTCTTTCTCCGTCGTTTATGTTTTGCATTTTCTGTAGCTAACACGGAAACGCTGGCCAAAAAATGTTAGGGTAAGCAATCCACACAACACAAATAACTATGTTGCTAAAATGGCAAATAAAAGGAAGCAAAATCTACTTCTGATTCAACTTTTTTTCCTTTTGTTCATTTCCCTCTTTCACTTTCTTTATCTCACAGGATAACTATTTGCACTTTTTCATTGACATAATGCATAAGCCAAAGGAAAAGGCAATAAGAGGAAAAATAGATAAATATGGATATTATCAAAACTGAATGCATAGTAAAGGATTACATTTTGGGCAAGGTAAAAGTCCGTGCCCTAAATGGAGTGGATCTTCATATTCAGAAAGGTGAATTTGTTGCCATTATGGGTCCATCCGGTTCGGGAAAAAGCACTTTAATGCATATTCTTGGTTGTTTGGATAAGCCTACTGAAGGAGAATATTATCTGGATGATATTCTGGTGAGTAAAATGCCCAAATCGGCTTTAGCGGCGGTGAGAAATCGTAAAATCGGCTTTGTTTTTCAGTCCTTCAATCTCCTGCCGCATTTAAATATCCTCAAAAATGTAGAATTACCTTTGATGTATGGTGGAATGAGTCAATCCAAACGCGTCGCCAAAGCCAGAACTGTTTTACAGAATGTAGGTTTGGGAGATCGTTTGAAACATAAACCAAATGAACTTTCCGGTGGGCAAAGACAACGCGTTGCCATAGCCAGAGCCATTATAAATGATCCATCTATATTACTTGCTGATGAACCGACGGGAAATTTGGATTCTCAATCGGGCGGAGATATCTTGGAGATTTTCAAGGACTTACACAGCCAAGGCAATACGGTTATAATAGTTACTCACGACCAAGCAATTGCTTCGAGAGCAGAAAGAATAATCAGAATAAAAGACGGTAAAATAGTAGATGGCAATTCCCATAGCTGAATCCCTGAAACTTGGCATAGCAGATATTTTGATGCGTAAAGTGCGCAGTATTGTAACTGTAATAGGTATTATTTTGGGCGTGATGTGCATAATGGTGGTTCTGGCAATTGTAAATGGAATGAATAAAAGCACTTTAAGCTGGATGGAAGAACGGGGTGGATTAAGTAAAATTGAAGTGGAACAAAATTGGCAGTATGATTTTTCCAAAGGTGGCGATCCGAGTTTCACTTTAAGGGAAATTCGTTATTTGCAATCTCTTATTCCGGAAGCGGAAGCATTTAACCCAACTGTTCAGGATTGGGAAGCCGTTATTACAAAAGGTGATATTCGATATAGCACTTCTTTAAGAGGCGTAATGCCCGATTTTGTCAAAGTGGAACAGTGGGACATTGCCAAAGGTAGATTCATCAAGGAGTTAGATATTGATTTGCATAGCAATGTAGTTGTGATTGGTTCAACCGTAGCCAAGGAATTTTTTGGTAGCGATGAACCCTTGGGTCAAATAATATCTATTGGCAATCAACAATTTACAATTGTGGGAGTGATGGCGGAAAGATTTATGCAATCACAGGGTGGACAAATTGAAATGGGCGACAATGCTTTGGAATATTTGAACAAACGGTGTTTCATTCCCATCTCCACAATGGTTAGTAAAATCAATCCAGACAACAAAATAAGCTCCATAGACATCAGGGCAAAAAGTCCTGAAGCAGCCAAAGACCTTAGGCGCAAAGTGGAAAATATCGTTCTGAACTTAAAAAACGGAAAACGGTTGTTTCAGGTTACTTCTGCCAAAGAACAAATGGATACTATGCAGGCAAATGCAAAAATTATGGAAGCAATATTTATTTTAATAGCCGTCATATCTTTGTTGGTAGGTGGAATCGTAATTATGAACATTATGCTTGCTTCCATCAGAGAACGAACTCGCGAAATTGGAGTCCGCATAGCCGTGGGGGCAAGAAGTAGAGACATTTTTTTGCAATTTTTGGTTCAGACGATTCTCATTACATCTCTGGGGGGAGTTTTTGGCATACTATTCGGATTTGCCATTTTGGAGAAAGTGGGTTCCTATTTACAAATAGAGGTGCTTGCCTCGGTTCAAATGATTTGGGTGGCGCTTTTGGTTTCTATTGGAGTGGGGCTTATTTTTGGAGTGGGACCGGCAATTAGGGCTTCGCGTCTTGATCCTGTAATTGCTTTAAGGGAGGAATAATGAGTAAAAAGAAGCAGAAAAGCGGTTTTCTGCACAAACTCTTTCTTTGGTTATATTCCTATATAAGCATTGTGATTTCCGACCTCAAAAAGATATATCAATCATTAACCGTTGCTCAGCAACGAAAACTGATTTTAAAAAATGTTTGGCAGTTTCTGAAGGATTTTTACCAACGCTTTATGAACGAAGGTATATTGAAAGAATCTGCCAGCTTAACTTATATTACAATTCTGGGCTTTGTGCCTTTCATCAATTTTTTGGTGTTATTGGCTCCGGACCTACCTTTCCTAAATTTGCGGGATAAATTCAGAGAAATTGTGGTTCAGAACTTCATTCCCAGTTCGGCTAATGCCATAATAAGCTTTTTGGATAAACTTATTATGCCCAAAGTCGGCTTTAACATTTTCAATTTCGTTATTTTACTTATTAGCTCATATTCACTGTTTACTGTAATTAGAAGTACTTTTGACCGCATTCTTAGTATGCAATTGAAGACCTCATTGGATACCATAACACAATTAGTGAAGTTTTTCGGCACAATTGTTTTTGGATTGCTAATTATCGTTTTGCTATTTTCCAGTTCGTCTCTTCCGATTATTTCGCGTTTGTTAAATTCCGCCGTTTTACAATGGGTTATGGTAGTTGTTCCTTTTGTGTTACAGTTTTTAGCTATAATGTTTTTGTATATGTTACTGCCATCTGTAAGAATTCAGCGTGGGGCATTATTTAGAGGTGCTTTTTGGACAACGGTCATCTGGGTGATTGGCAAATCCGCATTTGATTTTTATATATATAACTTAACCAATTATCAAGCGCTCTATGGAGTGATGGCAGTGCTGCCCATTTTTCTGATGTGGATATATATCAACTGGGCGATCATTCTGGGAGGAATGGTTTTGGTAAGTGTGATTGAGAATAAAAAAACGGGTAATTTTTTAACTAAAGAACCTCATAATGCAGTGCGAATAACGATGGAACTATTTACTAATAAAAAGATAAATCAGC containing:
- a CDS encoding ABC transporter permease; this translates as MAIPIAESLKLGIADILMRKVRSIVTVIGIILGVMCIMVVLAIVNGMNKSTLSWMEERGGLSKIEVEQNWQYDFSKGGDPSFTLREIRYLQSLIPEAEAFNPTVQDWEAVITKGDIRYSTSLRGVMPDFVKVEQWDIAKGRFIKELDIDLHSNVVVIGSTVAKEFFGSDEPLGQIISIGNQQFTIVGVMAERFMQSQGGQIEMGDNALEYLNKRCFIPISTMVSKINPDNKISSIDIRAKSPEAAKDLRRKVENIVLNLKNGKRLFQVTSAKEQMDTMQANAKIMEAIFILIAVISLLVGGIVIMNIMLASIRERTREIGVRIAVGARSRDIFLQFLVQTILITSLGGVFGILFGFAILEKVGSYLQIEVLASVQMIWVALLVSIGVGLIFGVGPAIRASRLDPVIALREE
- a CDS encoding ABC transporter ATP-binding protein, with translation MDIIKTECIVKDYILGKVKVRALNGVDLHIQKGEFVAIMGPSGSGKSTLMHILGCLDKPTEGEYYLDDILVSKMPKSALAAVRNRKIGFVFQSFNLLPHLNILKNVELPLMYGGMSQSKRVAKARTVLQNVGLGDRLKHKPNELSGGQRQRVAIARAIINDPSILLADEPTGNLDSQSGGDILEIFKDLHSQGNTVIIVTHDQAIASRAERIIRIKDGKIVDGNSHS
- a CDS encoding YihY family inner membrane protein produces the protein MSKKKQKSGFLHKLFLWLYSYISIVISDLKKIYQSLTVAQQRKLILKNVWQFLKDFYQRFMNEGILKESASLTYITILGFVPFINFLVLLAPDLPFLNLRDKFREIVVQNFIPSSANAIISFLDKLIMPKVGFNIFNFVILLISSYSLFTVIRSTFDRILSMQLKTSLDTITQLVKFFGTIVFGLLIIVLLFSSSSLPIISRLLNSAVLQWVMVVVPFVLQFLAIMFLYMLLPSVRIQRGALFRGAFWTTVIWVIGKSAFDFYIYNLTNYQALYGVMAVLPIFLMWIYINWAIILGGMVLVSVIENKKTGNFLTKEPHNAVRITMELFTNKKINQRLEGLLDKKDLQKMVDTLNEDEEDK
- a CDS encoding caspase family protein, whose protein sequence is MKKYLLTGLLLLVIVFAFAERKALVIANWNYANGLLKSPKTDADSIGAALEGVGFDITRLNNANFASMQAAIDTLAIHLSDEDEVVVYFSGHGTSYKNINYLVPAGVDLSSQLTLENACYSLSTLSNKIKIAKTSILIVEASRNWVKPKTELMSPKTFVSMKSASPNQVIIFSCHPGYTVPNYTAAKSVFSMAMAHHIATAEEGLNSFFPVLCNEIMQQTDYQQKPWISGTLKKDFQFNTNIQKGMWKNTSPRPKIGGGSLSW